One genomic window of Cololabis saira isolate AMF1-May2022 chromosome 3, fColSai1.1, whole genome shotgun sequence includes the following:
- the LOC133424219 gene encoding microfibril-associated glycoprotein 4-like has translation MKLLSALLLLLVPMVTSGQELILPVDCSDIYNSDATQLSGVYIIYPIGATSAVQVYCDMDSLGGAWTVFQRRMDGSVNFYRGWDQYKIGFGIAGGEYWLGLQSLFHLSLQRKYELLVDMEDFVGNKASARWSSFSIGPESKGYTLHVSGFTDGGAGDSLHHHNGHKFSTFDRDQDSWDGECARTYLGAFWYNHCHRANPNGVYRWGADSHLYAVGVEWYAWKGHYYSLKTISMKIRPVQ, from the exons ATGAAG CTGCTGTCagccctcctccttctcctggtTCCCATGGTGACCAGTGGCCAGGAGCTCATCCTCCCGGTGGACTGCAGCGACATCTACAACAGTGATGCCACCCAACTCAGTGGAGTGTACATCATCTACCCCATCGGGGCCACGTCTGCTGTCCAG GTGTACTGCGACATGGACTCGCTGGGAGGAGCATGGACG GTGTTCCAGAGGAGGATGGACGGCTCCGTGAACTTCTACCGAGGCTGGGACCAGTACAAGATAGGCTTCGGGATCGCTGGTGGAGAGTACTGGCTCG GTCTGCAGAGTCTCTTCCACCTCAGTCTGCAGAGGAAGTACGAGCTGCTGGTTGACATGGAGGACTTTGTAGGGAACAAGGCCTCTGCTCGGTGGTCCTCCTTCTCCATCGGCCCAGAGTCCAAGGGATACACACTGCATGTGTCTGGATTCACCGATGGAGGGGCAG GAGACTCTCTGCATCATCACAATGGACACAAGTTCTCCACATTCGACAGAGACCAGGACAGCTGGGACGGGGAGTGTGCCAGGACCTACCTGGGGGCGTTCTGGTACAACCACTGTCACCGGGCCAACCCTAACGGGGTGTACCGCTGGGGGGCCGACAGCCACCTGTACGCCGTCGGGGTGGAGTGGTACGCCTGGAAGGGCCATTACTACTCCCTGAAGACCATCAGCATGAAGATCCGTCCGGTGCAGTAG